Proteins from one Candidatus Omnitrophota bacterium genomic window:
- the ppk1 gene encoding polyphosphate kinase 1: MADQNKFIHRDLSWLAFNRRVLEEAADEHNPLLERLRFLAIFTSNLDEFFMVRVAGVKKLLASGYNRRDPFGVYPQDLLAALRSDTDALLKDFDAVYATSIRSAMDAAKIYLRTPAELNPEQKKYVKRFFDTTLFPIMTPMAVDQGHPFPVLPSKTMAFAVSILRSEANHLAILPVPKAVPRLLKVPAEGDEFCFVLTEALIRENLKEFFKGYKIQGEALFRLLRDSELDIDEEYAPNLLKAMEKELKKRSVARAVHLQMESAALPELVKVICEGLDFPQEETVMVGADLDLTYLYDMASGVDKPELRFVSFSPSRTAYENIFEKIKQEDFIIHLPFQSFFPTIDLVQAAAKDPDVLAVKMTLYRTDEDSAIIRALTEAAKRGKQVTVVVEIKARFEEEKNIQWARDLEQAGCHVIYGIAGLKIHSKMTLVVRKEEGRIRRYVHLSTGNYNEKTAGVYADIGYFTANDDFARDIADVFNVITGYSLPSPWKRVISSPHDLRKYFFDLIDKEIAAQKEHKNGMITAKMNSLEDVQVIEKLYAASQAGVKIKLIVRGICCLAPGIEGLSENIEVRSVIGRFLEHSRVFLFNNNGAPRVFLSSADWMTRNFDRRVELLFEITKPEIKSHLQFILDNYWRDTRKSRRLGLEGTYARLPKGGQAFDAQDYFINHYTR; the protein is encoded by the coding sequence GTGGCTGATCAGAACAAATTCATCCATCGTGACTTGAGCTGGCTGGCTTTTAACCGGCGGGTGCTGGAAGAGGCGGCGGACGAGCATAACCCCTTGCTGGAGCGCCTGCGTTTTTTGGCCATTTTTACCAGTAATCTTGACGAGTTTTTTATGGTGCGGGTGGCCGGCGTCAAGAAACTGCTGGCGTCCGGTTATAATCGCCGTGACCCGTTCGGGGTTTATCCCCAGGACCTTTTGGCCGCGCTCAGATCGGATACGGACGCGCTTCTCAAGGACTTTGACGCTGTTTACGCCACTTCGATCAGGTCCGCAATGGACGCCGCGAAGATTTATCTGCGCACTCCGGCGGAATTGAACCCTGAACAGAAAAAATACGTCAAACGGTTTTTTGACACGACGCTATTTCCCATCATGACGCCCATGGCCGTGGACCAGGGGCATCCTTTTCCGGTGCTGCCCTCCAAGACCATGGCCTTTGCGGTGAGCATTTTGCGTTCGGAGGCCAACCATCTGGCGATCCTGCCGGTCCCCAAGGCCGTACCACGGCTTTTGAAAGTTCCGGCCGAAGGGGACGAATTTTGCTTTGTGCTGACGGAAGCGCTGATCCGTGAGAATTTGAAAGAATTTTTTAAGGGCTACAAGATCCAGGGGGAGGCCCTGTTCCGTCTCCTGCGCGACAGCGAACTGGACATCGACGAGGAATACGCGCCCAATCTCCTGAAGGCCATGGAGAAGGAGCTGAAAAAACGTTCCGTTGCCCGCGCTGTGCACCTGCAGATGGAAAGCGCGGCCTTGCCGGAATTGGTGAAGGTCATTTGTGAGGGTCTGGATTTCCCTCAAGAAGAGACCGTGATGGTGGGCGCGGACCTGGACCTGACCTATTTGTACGATATGGCTTCGGGTGTGGACAAACCGGAGCTGCGTTTCGTTTCTTTTTCCCCGTCCAGGACCGCGTATGAAAATATCTTTGAAAAGATCAAGCAAGAGGATTTCATCATCCATCTGCCGTTCCAGTCGTTTTTTCCGACGATCGATCTTGTCCAGGCCGCGGCCAAAGACCCGGATGTCTTGGCTGTCAAGATGACGCTGTACCGTACCGACGAGGATTCCGCCATCATCCGGGCGCTGACCGAAGCGGCCAAACGCGGCAAACAGGTGACGGTGGTCGTTGAGATCAAGGCCCGGTTCGAAGAGGAAAAGAACATCCAGTGGGCCCGCGATCTTGAGCAGGCGGGATGCCACGTCATTTACGGCATCGCGGGTTTAAAGATCCATTCCAAGATGACCCTGGTCGTGCGCAAGGAAGAGGGCCGCATCCGCCGTTATGTTCATTTGTCCACGGGCAATTACAATGAAAAGACCGCGGGCGTTTACGCCGACATCGGGTATTTCACCGCCAATGACGATTTTGCCCGCGACATCGCCGACGTGTTCAACGTCATCACCGGGTATTCTCTGCCTTCGCCGTGGAAGAGGGTCATTTCCTCGCCCCACGATCTGCGCAAATATTTTTTTGACCTCATCGACAAGGAGATCGCGGCCCAAAAGGAACACAAGAACGGGATGATCACGGCCAAGATGAACTCGCTGGAAGACGTGCAGGTCATTGAGAAATTGTACGCGGCGTCCCAGGCCGGGGTGAAGATCAAACTCATCGTGCGCGGCATCTGCTGCCTGGCGCCGGGCATCGAGGGGTTGAGTGAAAATATCGAGGTGAGAAGCGTGATCGGGCGCTTCCTGGAACATTCGCGCGTCTTTTTGTTCAACAATAATGGTGCCCCGCGCGTCTTTTTGTCATCGGCCGACTGGATGACGCGCAATTTCGACCGGCGCGTGGAACTTTTATTTGAGATCACCAAACCCGAGATCAAATCGCATTTGCAGTTCATTCTGGACAATTAT